One part of the bacterium genome encodes these proteins:
- the nrfD gene encoding polysulfide reductase NrfD, whose product MSENTATNSRLIATKAALWCLVGAAAVVVGVRYALGLGLTTALTDTTPWGMWIGFDVLSGVALAAGGFVLAAAVHIFGRERYHGIVRPAILTAFLGYLGVIIGLLVDLGRPWNIWRPVFQQNLHSPLFEVAMCVMLYTTVLALEFAPTALERWRRAQPVVRLLRRLVLPLVITGICLSTLHQSSLGTMFLLTEGRMHPLWYSPLQSPLFLISAVALGLGMVTLEGVVSAWLYRRKAEWQLFGGLTRAAAVVLGLYLVVRLVDLGVRGMLGHAVDGSGFAVLFWLELALSAVLPILLFTLPQSRGQPWAHGWGALLVVAGFVLHRADVGGISHVAITGEAYVPALTEVVTSLGIVAGLALVFLFCVERLRIWEEPPAAPDLFARTAFDPVGRQYIGAPWFGGGQRAVLALVVGAIAGVILVEAQVAVRERTRAAPVAAPKNALIVRAQNPSGPGHDFELVASSGETPFDAGVDLHPVILIDSGGAERYVLFEHEAHQGRLGGQTACALCHHRNVPLDLATSCAQCHRDMFETTDTFSHARHETALGGRESCATCHVDADAPKSRAAAKACDDCHRPPRPDATLVRATIELPAGLAPGYLDAMHGLCLRCHLQEDAAAGEPHLGRCATCHRNRFDDKDELIRRTRSVARAGGSGGPGLEEAKGMNP is encoded by the coding sequence GTGAGCGAGAATACCGCCACCAACAGCCGGCTGATCGCCACGAAGGCCGCACTCTGGTGCCTGGTCGGCGCCGCCGCGGTGGTCGTGGGCGTGCGTTACGCCCTGGGGCTCGGGCTGACCACGGCCCTGACCGACACGACGCCCTGGGGCATGTGGATCGGCTTCGACGTCCTGTCCGGCGTGGCCCTGGCCGCCGGCGGCTTCGTGCTGGCCGCCGCCGTCCACATCTTCGGACGGGAACGCTACCACGGGATCGTGCGGCCGGCGATCCTGACCGCCTTTCTCGGCTACCTGGGCGTGATCATCGGTCTGCTGGTCGACCTGGGCCGCCCCTGGAACATCTGGCGGCCGGTATTTCAGCAGAACCTGCACTCGCCGCTGTTCGAGGTGGCGATGTGCGTCATGCTGTACACGACGGTGCTGGCCCTGGAGTTCGCGCCGACCGCCCTGGAGCGGTGGCGCCGGGCGCAACCGGTGGTCCGTCTCCTGCGGCGGCTGGTGCTGCCCCTGGTGATCACCGGCATCTGCCTGTCGACCCTGCACCAGTCGTCGCTCGGCACCATGTTCCTGCTGACGGAGGGGCGCATGCACCCGCTCTGGTACAGCCCCCTGCAGTCTCCCCTGTTCCTGATCTCGGCGGTCGCCCTCGGCCTGGGCATGGTCACCCTCGAGGGCGTGGTCTCCGCCTGGCTGTACCGGCGCAAGGCCGAATGGCAGCTCTTCGGCGGCCTGACCCGCGCGGCGGCGGTCGTGCTGGGCCTGTACCTGGTGGTGCGGCTCGTCGATCTGGGCGTGCGGGGCATGCTCGGCCACGCCGTGGACGGCTCGGGTTTCGCCGTCCTGTTCTGGCTGGAGCTGGCCCTGAGCGCCGTGCTCCCGATCCTGCTGTTCACGCTCCCGCAATCCCGCGGCCAGCCGTGGGCCCACGGCTGGGGCGCCCTGCTGGTGGTTGCGGGGTTCGTCCTGCACCGCGCCGACGTGGGCGGCATCTCCCACGTCGCGATCACCGGCGAGGCCTACGTGCCGGCCCTGACGGAGGTCGTCACCAGCCTCGGCATCGTCGCCGGCCTGGCGCTCGTCTTCCTCTTCTGCGTGGAGAGGCTGCGGATATGGGAAGAGCCGCCGGCGGCGCCGGACCTCTTCGCGCGCACGGCGTTCGACCCGGTGGGACGCCAGTACATCGGCGCGCCCTGGTTCGGCGGCGGGCAGAGAGCCGTCCTGGCCCTGGTCGTCGGCGCGATCGCCGGCGTCATCCTGGTGGAGGCGCAGGTCGCCGTGCGGGAACGCACCCGGGCCGCCCCCGTCGCTGCGCCGAAGAACGCGTTGATCGTGCGCGCGCAGAACCCGTCGGGCCCCGGACACGATTTCGAGCTCGTGGCGAGCAGCGGCGAGACCCCCTTCGACGCGGGCGTCGATCTGCACCCGGTCATCCTGATCGACAGCGGCGGCGCTGAACGCTATGTCCTCTTCGAGCACGAGGCCCACCAGGGCAGGTTGGGCGGCCAGACGGCCTGCGCGCTCTGCCATCACCGCAACGTGCCGCTGGACCTGGCCACCTCCTGCGCGCAATGCCACCGGGACATGTTCGAGACGACCGACACCTTCTCCCACGCCCGCCACGAGACGGCGCTCGGCGGACGCGAGAGCTGCGCGACCTGTCACGTCGACGCCGACGCCCCCAAGAGCCGCGCCGCCGCCAAGGCCTGCGACGATTGCCATCGCCCCCCTCGTCCTGACGCGACACTGGTGCGCGCGACCATCGAGCTCCCGGCCGGCCTGGCCCCCGGCTACCTGGACGCGATGCACGGCCTCTGCCTCCGGTGCCATCTGCAGGAGGATGCCGCCGCCGGCGAACCCCACCTGGGTCGATGCGCCACCTGCCACCGGAACCGGTTCGACGACAAGGACGAGCTGATCAGGCGGACCCGGTCGGTGGCCCGGGCCGGCGGCAGCGGAGGCCCCGGCCTCGAAGAGGCGAAAGGGATGAACCCGTGA
- a CDS encoding sigma 54-interacting transcriptional regulator, translating into MSSALDPRYGSLIFEHIPHGIFTVDEFGAITGFNSAAERITGWERAEVIGSQCAKIFRSDHCEHACFLRHSIERGEQHRDEEVTITRRDGSELLVSVSTADLKDERGRVVGGVEMFRDLTVLAELRRRLEDRYTDEDIVTKSPAMDGVRELVSLVSRSESTVLIEGEPGTGKELVARAIHNLGPRRERPFVAVNCGALPDSLAESELFGYVRGAFTDALKDKPGRFAMAEGGTIFLDEVGEITPAIQVKLLRVLQEREYTPLGGVAPAKADLRVLAATNRDLSSEVGYGRFRQDLFFRLNVVRINIPPLRARLEDLPLLVDHFIRRFNVLQGRRIAGISERAMSQLLGYDYPGNVRELENAVEHAFVVCGASVIECEDLPPHILGENLSAVADGYVAPSRPVRPLRDAEAAAIRRALTQSDGNRTRAARHLGISRNTLWRKMKRYRIE; encoded by the coding sequence TTGTCGTCGGCCCTGGACCCCAGATATGGCTCGTTGATCTTCGAGCACATCCCGCACGGGATCTTCACCGTGGACGAGTTCGGCGCCATCACGGGCTTCAACAGCGCCGCCGAGCGGATCACCGGCTGGGAGCGCGCCGAGGTGATCGGATCTCAATGCGCCAAGATCTTCCGCTCCGACCATTGCGAGCACGCCTGTTTCCTGCGGCACAGCATCGAGCGGGGTGAGCAGCACCGGGACGAGGAGGTGACCATCACGCGCAGGGACGGCAGCGAGCTGCTGGTCTCGGTCAGCACCGCCGATCTCAAGGACGAGCGCGGACGCGTGGTGGGCGGCGTGGAGATGTTCCGCGATCTCACCGTCCTGGCGGAGCTGCGGCGCCGGCTCGAGGATCGCTATACGGACGAGGACATCGTCACCAAGAGTCCGGCCATGGACGGCGTGCGGGAACTCGTTTCGCTGGTATCGCGCAGCGAGAGCACGGTCCTGATCGAAGGCGAACCCGGCACCGGCAAGGAGCTGGTGGCCCGCGCCATCCACAACCTCGGCCCGAGGCGGGAACGGCCCTTCGTGGCCGTGAACTGCGGCGCCCTGCCGGATAGCCTGGCCGAGTCGGAGCTGTTCGGTTACGTCAGGGGCGCCTTCACCGACGCGCTCAAGGACAAGCCGGGTCGATTCGCCATGGCCGAGGGAGGGACCATCTTCCTGGACGAGGTGGGCGAGATCACGCCGGCGATACAGGTCAAGCTGCTACGCGTGCTGCAGGAGCGGGAATACACGCCGCTGGGCGGCGTCGCGCCAGCCAAGGCCGACCTGCGCGTCCTCGCTGCGACCAACCGGGACCTCTCCTCGGAGGTGGGCTACGGCCGCTTCCGCCAGGACCTGTTCTTCCGCCTGAACGTCGTCAGGATCAACATTCCGCCCCTGCGGGCCCGCCTGGAGGACCTGCCGCTGCTGGTGGACCATTTCATCCGCCGGTTCAACGTCCTGCAGGGCCGGCGCATCGCCGGCATCAGCGAGCGGGCCATGAGCCAGCTGTTGGGGTACGACTATCCGGGAAATGTGCGGGAACTGGAGAATGCCGTCGAGCATGCCTTCGTCGTCTGCGGCGCCAGCGTGATCGAGTGCGAGGACCTGCCGCCGCATATCCTTGGGGAGAACCTGTCCGCGGTGGCCGACGGATACGTCGCGCCCTCCCGTCCGGTGCGCCCGCTGCGTGACGCCGAGGCCGCCGCGATTCGCCGGGCCCTGACGCAAAGCGACGGCAACCGGACCCGGGCCGCCCGCCACCTGGGCATCTCACGCAACACCCTCTGGCGGAAGATGAAGCGGTACCGGATCGAATGA
- a CDS encoding 4Fe-4S dicluster domain-containing protein, whose protein sequence is MSSFAILTDVTKCTGCEECVLACKVTNETGLRDTPRKWQGAATDLSSTRWTTIARTGNRHVRVHCRHCLEPGCAAACPVGALHTTDEGVVAYDPSICLGCRYCMVACPFRMTRYEWGSANPRVRKCILCYEKITGGELKQPACTAACPEGATIFGARDDLLAEARRRIGDDPNRYIDHVWGEHEVGGTSVLYISDVDLVQAGWPSQLPRDAVPELADMVLHTVPTTFVSVGMAMAGIHWVIKRRQKLAAEAAAATAAGPAAAETVTPGDEEQS, encoded by the coding sequence ATGAGCTCCTTCGCGATCCTGACCGACGTGACCAAATGCACGGGCTGCGAGGAGTGCGTCCTGGCCTGCAAGGTCACCAACGAGACCGGCCTGCGGGACACGCCCCGCAAATGGCAGGGCGCCGCCACAGACCTGTCCTCCACGCGCTGGACCACCATCGCGCGGACCGGGAACCGGCACGTGCGCGTCCATTGCCGGCACTGCCTGGAACCGGGGTGCGCCGCGGCCTGTCCGGTCGGCGCCCTGCACACGACCGACGAAGGCGTGGTGGCCTACGATCCGAGCATCTGCCTCGGCTGCCGCTATTGCATGGTGGCCTGCCCGTTCCGGATGACCCGTTACGAGTGGGGGTCGGCCAACCCGCGCGTGCGCAAGTGCATCCTCTGCTACGAGAAGATCACCGGCGGCGAGCTGAAGCAGCCGGCCTGCACCGCCGCCTGCCCCGAGGGCGCCACGATCTTCGGCGCGCGCGACGACCTGCTGGCCGAGGCCAGGCGGCGCATCGGGGACGATCCGAACCGCTATATCGACCATGTCTGGGGCGAGCACGAGGTGGGCGGGACGTCGGTCCTGTACATCTCCGACGTGGACCTTGTGCAGGCCGGCTGGCCGTCGCAGCTGCCCCGCGACGCCGTGCCCGAACTGGCGGACATGGTGCTGCACACGGTGCCGACGACGTTCGTTTCGGTCGGCATGGCCATGGCCGGCATACACTGGGTCATCAAGCGCCGGCAGAAGCTGGCCGCCGAGGCGGCGGCAGCGACGGCAGCCGGCCCGGCGGCCGCAGAGACAGTCACACCCGGCGACGAGGAGCAGTCGTGA
- a CDS encoding respiratory nitrate reductase subunit gamma produces MDTWIALARGPLFRISLAICLLGLAYRFGTAAWQIAAAQRRAGDRRLPHRTVLRATARWLLPWRLLRLRPLYGLASLLFHAGILLLPLFYVGHVTLWGAILPPWWPRLGRGASDAFTYLALAGLAVILLERLLVKASRDLSRAGDAGILLLLLALAASGYWAAHPSASPLAPRTMLLVHMLAGNLALVVTPLSKIVHCVLAPLTQLLGEVGWHFPAESGRRVAIALAKENEPI; encoded by the coding sequence ATGGACACCTGGATCGCCCTGGCCCGTGGCCCCCTCTTCCGCATCAGCCTGGCCATCTGCCTGCTGGGGCTGGCCTACCGCTTCGGAACCGCCGCCTGGCAGATCGCCGCCGCCCAGCGACGGGCCGGCGACAGGCGTCTGCCCCACCGCACCGTCCTGCGCGCGACCGCACGTTGGCTGCTGCCCTGGCGCCTGCTGCGCCTGCGCCCGCTCTACGGCCTCGCCTCGCTGCTGTTCCACGCGGGAATCCTGCTGTTGCCGCTCTTCTACGTCGGGCACGTCACGCTCTGGGGAGCGATACTGCCCCCGTGGTGGCCGCGTCTCGGCCGGGGGGCGTCCGACGCGTTCACCTATCTCGCGCTGGCCGGCCTGGCCGTCATCCTGCTCGAGCGGCTGCTGGTCAAGGCGAGCCGCGATCTGTCCCGCGCCGGCGACGCCGGGATCCTGCTGCTGCTGCTCGCGCTGGCCGCCAGCGGCTACTGGGCCGCGCATCCGTCCGCGTCCCCCCTTGCGCCGCGCACGATGCTGCTGGTGCACATGCTGGCCGGCAACCTGGCCCTGGTCGTCACGCCCCTGTCCAAGATCGTGCACTGCGTCCTGGCACCCCTCACTCAGTTGCTCGGTGAAGTCGGCTGGCACTTCCCGGCCGAGAGCGGCCGCCGGGTCGCCATCGCCCTGGCCAAGGAGAACGAACCGATATGA
- a CDS encoding (Fe-S)-binding protein, producing the protein MAIACSYYLEDLDDRELPQRFLDAFAAILAHSNYAPVLDAAARMKARCGRCADTCPVYQVSGEQRDIPCERSELLLQVYRRYFTLGGNLRARLGDTFVLTDAYISRMAEDYYRCTACRRCKLECPLGVDHGLITHLARWILAEIGITPKALVVATREQLDGKTHNTSAIPAPAMQDTCEFLVEDCVDLHGLKIAFPLDVAGAEYVFFPAVSDYLLEPDTLMGNAAVMMATGASWTIGTHNFDGINYGLFYSDRLLDRIVSNEVAEVRRLGAQKILIGECGHASRSAKVFVPTFCGGEDAPPVINIMEYTHAQWRAGKLKLRESVIKQRVTYHDPCNIARSGWITEQPREILRHICADFVEMTPNRQQNYCCGGGGGTVSIDEIRKFRTLTGGKAKADQIRATGAEIVVSPCANCKKQVAEVCQDHGLDVRVCGLHDLILEAIDPPEFMVVAKNGGDASAAQTATTAEEK; encoded by the coding sequence ATGGCCATCGCCTGTTCCTACTACCTGGAGGATCTGGACGACCGGGAACTGCCGCAACGCTTCCTGGACGCCTTCGCGGCCATCCTGGCCCACTCCAACTATGCGCCGGTCCTGGACGCCGCCGCCCGCATGAAGGCGCGCTGCGGCCGTTGCGCCGACACCTGCCCGGTCTATCAGGTCTCCGGCGAGCAGCGAGACATCCCCTGCGAGCGCAGCGAGCTGCTGCTGCAGGTCTATCGCCGCTACTTCACCCTCGGTGGCAACCTGCGGGCCCGGCTGGGCGACACCTTCGTCCTGACGGACGCCTACATCAGCCGGATGGCGGAGGACTACTACCGCTGCACCGCCTGCCGGCGCTGCAAGCTGGAATGCCCGCTGGGCGTGGACCACGGCCTGATCACCCACCTGGCCCGCTGGATCCTGGCCGAGATCGGAATCACGCCTAAGGCCCTGGTGGTGGCGACGCGCGAGCAGCTCGACGGCAAGACGCACAACACGTCCGCCATCCCGGCGCCCGCGATGCAGGACACCTGCGAGTTCCTGGTGGAGGACTGCGTCGACCTGCACGGTCTGAAGATCGCGTTCCCCCTCGACGTCGCGGGCGCCGAGTACGTGTTCTTTCCCGCGGTGAGCGACTACCTGCTCGAACCGGACACCCTGATGGGCAACGCCGCGGTGATGATGGCGACCGGCGCTTCCTGGACCATCGGCACGCACAACTTCGACGGCATCAACTACGGCCTGTTCTACAGCGACCGCCTGCTCGACCGCATCGTCAGCAACGAGGTGGCCGAAGTGCGGCGCCTGGGGGCGCAAAAGATCCTCATCGGCGAGTGCGGCCACGCCTCGCGCTCGGCGAAGGTCTTCGTGCCGACCTTCTGCGGCGGCGAGGACGCGCCCCCGGTGATCAACATCATGGAGTACACCCACGCGCAGTGGCGGGCCGGCAAGCTGAAGCTCAGGGAATCGGTCATCAAGCAGCGCGTGACCTACCACGACCCCTGCAACATCGCCCGCAGCGGCTGGATCACCGAGCAGCCCCGGGAGATCCTCCGGCACATCTGCGCCGACTTCGTGGAGATGACGCCCAACCGTCAGCAGAACTACTGCTGCGGCGGCGGCGGGGGCACGGTCTCCATCGACGAGATCCGCAAGTTCCGCACCCTCACGGGCGGCAAGGCCAAGGCCGATCAGATCCGCGCCACCGGCGCCGAGATCGTGGTTTCCCCGTGCGCCAACTGCAAGAAGCAGGTGGCCGAGGTCTGCCAGGACCACGGGCTCGACGTCCGGGTCTGCGGCCTGCACGACCTGATCCTGGAGGCCATCGACCCCCCCGAGTTCATGGTCGTCGCCAAGAACGGCGGGGACGCATCGGCCGCGCAGACCGCAACGACAGCGGAGGAGAAGTGA
- a CDS encoding response regulator, with product MSPDKAGSRKILIVDDEPDVVTYLEMLLNDAGFRTMTAENGRVGFAKAQAEKPDLICLDITMPEESGIRCYRNLRENAELKSIPVVMVTAVTGVGGDPEPFKQFMSTRPQVPPPDGFFAKPIDREAFIAKVNELLA from the coding sequence ATGAGCCCGGACAAAGCGGGGTCCCGCAAGATCCTGATCGTGGACGACGAGCCGGACGTGGTGACCTACCTGGAGATGCTGCTGAACGACGCGGGCTTCCGGACCATGACCGCGGAGAACGGACGGGTGGGTTTCGCCAAGGCGCAGGCCGAGAAGCCCGACCTGATCTGCCTGGACATCACCATGCCCGAGGAGTCGGGCATCCGCTGCTACCGCAACCTGCGCGAAAACGCGGAGCTGAAGTCGATCCCGGTCGTGATGGTCACGGCCGTGACCGGCGTCGGCGGCGACCCGGAACCGTTCAAGCAGTTCATGAGCACCCGGCCCCAGGTGCCGCCGCCGGACGGGTTCTTTGCGAAGCCGATCGATCGGGAGGCGTTCATCGCCAAAGTGAACGAGTTGCTGGCCTGA
- a CDS encoding PAS domain-containing protein — protein MTVPTWQSLQGDRLLDEIPHGVVVIDRDLRIVRCNHAFEEVFGPSRDKHCYEVYKDRADECEDCPTRATFADGRQRVLEESGLDLHGQTVHYMAQLTPLADADDEITHVAAITTDLTTTKRLQREYQTLFEKVPCYVTVLNRDRRVVKANEMFRRTFGEPRGEYCYRLFKHQHRECEDCPAARTFADGGSYTSRHVGTSRDGTPTHYVVSTAPLLWGDGDITHVIEMALDVTTTTEMEAELFRASAFRKALVENSLDAIVVTDENQQVVLMNRAAEELWRADRADLIGKKVPPQILPKQLQQAGGPGDDSVLLHETTITSLDGETIPVRLAGINLHQDGKLLGGAVIAQDRREVKELEREKITAERLAAVGQTVAGLAHGIKNVLMGIDGGMYAFRSGMRNGDNERMLKGWQMLEENIDRISTFVKEFLEFARGRKPEVKLVDPNLIAQKVVDLFRDKAAMSGITLDAELQEGIPYALMDEGGIQSCLDNLVSNALDACEICDRKDRRVVVRTREGEGALVIEVADNGSGIDYDIHKKVFTTFFSTKGANKGTGLGLLTTRKIVQQHGGKVSFESTVGEGSVFRLEFPRDRLPSLDDDEAA, from the coding sequence GTGACCGTCCCCACCTGGCAGAGCCTGCAGGGCGACAGGTTGCTGGACGAGATCCCGCACGGCGTGGTCGTTATCGACCGCGACCTGCGGATCGTCCGCTGCAACCACGCCTTCGAGGAGGTGTTCGGGCCCAGCCGGGACAAGCATTGCTACGAGGTCTACAAGGACCGCGCGGACGAATGCGAGGACTGTCCCACGCGCGCCACCTTCGCCGACGGCCGCCAGAGGGTGCTCGAGGAGAGCGGCCTGGACCTGCACGGACAGACCGTCCACTACATGGCGCAGCTCACCCCCCTGGCCGACGCCGACGACGAGATCACCCATGTGGCGGCCATCACCACCGACCTGACCACCACGAAGCGCCTGCAGCGCGAATACCAGACCCTGTTCGAGAAGGTGCCGTGCTACGTCACGGTGCTGAACCGCGACCGGCGCGTGGTGAAGGCCAACGAGATGTTCCGCCGCACCTTCGGCGAACCGCGTGGCGAGTACTGCTACAGGCTGTTCAAGCACCAGCACCGGGAATGCGAGGACTGCCCGGCCGCCCGCACCTTCGCCGACGGCGGCTCCTACACCTCGCGGCACGTCGGCACGAGCCGGGACGGCACCCCCACGCACTACGTGGTCTCCACCGCCCCGCTGCTCTGGGGCGACGGCGATATCACCCACGTCATCGAGATGGCCCTGGACGTGACCACGACCACCGAGATGGAGGCCGAGCTCTTCCGCGCCAGCGCTTTCCGCAAGGCCCTGGTGGAGAACTCGCTGGACGCCATCGTGGTCACGGACGAGAACCAGCAGGTCGTGCTGATGAACAGGGCCGCGGAGGAGCTCTGGCGGGCCGACCGCGCGGACCTGATCGGCAAGAAGGTCCCGCCGCAGATCCTGCCGAAACAGCTGCAGCAGGCCGGCGGCCCCGGCGACGACTCCGTCCTGCTGCACGAGACCACCATCACCAGCCTGGACGGCGAGACCATTCCCGTCCGGCTGGCCGGCATCAATCTCCACCAGGACGGCAAGCTGCTCGGCGGGGCGGTCATCGCCCAGGACAGGCGCGAGGTCAAGGAACTCGAGCGCGAGAAGATCACCGCCGAACGCCTGGCCGCGGTGGGTCAGACCGTGGCCGGCCTGGCGCACGGCATCAAGAACGTGCTGATGGGCATCGACGGGGGGATGTACGCCTTCCGCTCCGGCATGCGCAACGGCGACAACGAACGCATGCTCAAGGGCTGGCAGATGCTCGAGGAGAACATCGACCGCATCTCGACCTTCGTGAAGGAGTTCCTCGAGTTCGCCCGCGGGCGCAAGCCCGAGGTCAAGCTGGTCGATCCCAACCTGATCGCGCAGAAGGTGGTCGATCTGTTCAGGGACAAGGCTGCGATGTCGGGCATCACGCTCGACGCCGAGCTCCAGGAAGGCATCCCCTACGCCCTGATGGACGAAGGCGGCATCCAGTCCTGCCTGGACAACCTCGTCTCCAACGCCCTGGACGCCTGCGAGATCTGCGACCGGAAGGACCGCAGGGTCGTGGTCCGCACGCGCGAAGGCGAGGGCGCCCTGGTCATCGAGGTGGCCGACAACGGGTCCGGCATCGATTACGACATCCACAAGAAGGTCTTCACCACCTTCTTTTCAACCAAGGGGGCCAACAAGGGTACCGGCCTCGGACTGTTGACAACGCGCAAGATCGTGCAACAGCATGGCGGCAAGGTCTCCTTCGAGTCGACGGTCGGCGAAGGCTCCGTCTTCCGGCTCGAGTTTCCCCGGGACCGGCTGCCGAGCCTGGACGACGACGAGGCAGCCTGA
- a CDS encoding GYD domain-containing protein, whose product MAKYVCLLVFTDTGIKNLRKTTARAEAFSEKIKSHGINILHTLWTVGRYDLVHIFEAESDEAAATFAYTLSALGNVRTNTMRAFDIDEMKVLVENVQTPFDLLREGS is encoded by the coding sequence ATGGCCAAGTACGTATGCCTGCTGGTGTTCACGGACACCGGGATCAAGAATCTCCGCAAGACCACGGCCCGGGCCGAGGCGTTCTCGGAAAAGATCAAGAGCCATGGCATCAACATCCTGCACACGTTGTGGACGGTGGGCCGGTACGATCTGGTCCATATCTTCGAGGCCGAGAGCGACGAGGCGGCCGCGACCTTCGCCTACACCTTGTCCGCGCTCGGCAACGTGCGCACAAACACCATGCGCGCCTTCGACATCGACGAGATGAAAGTCCTGGTCGAGAACGTGCAGACGCCCTTCGACCTGTTGCGCGAGGGGAGCTGA
- a CDS encoding response regulator — MEQAADKTVLVVDDEPNVRDYLAMILQDAGFNVVTAGDGREALELVRREPPDFISLDLIMPNMSGHKLLYELRRDKKLARIPVLVVTAHAGDEMGKEDLQDLLDNRVISGPGTYLEKPVNPKSYVQSIKRALGLEVEDAGEEKIGLREELQDSMGQASPEAMKKALEILRRSQKKD; from the coding sequence ATGGAGCAGGCCGCTGACAAGACAGTGCTGGTCGTGGACGACGAGCCCAACGTCCGGGATTACCTGGCCATGATCCTGCAGGACGCCGGCTTCAACGTGGTCACGGCCGGGGACGGCCGGGAGGCCCTGGAGCTCGTCCGGCGCGAACCGCCCGATTTCATCTCCCTGGACCTGATCATGCCCAACATGTCCGGGCACAAGCTGCTCTACGAGCTGCGGCGCGACAAGAAGCTGGCGCGCATCCCCGTGCTCGTGGTCACCGCCCACGCCGGCGACGAGATGGGCAAGGAGGACCTGCAGGACCTGCTCGACAACCGGGTCATCTCCGGCCCCGGGACCTATCTCGAGAAGCCGGTCAACCCCAAGAGCTACGTGCAGAGCATCAAGCGCGCCCTGGGCCTCGAGGTCGAGGACGCCGGCGAGGAGAAGATCGGCCTGCGGGAAGAGCTGCAGGACAGCATGGGCCAGGCCAGCCCCGAGGCCATGAAGAAGGCGCTGGAGATCCTGCGCCGCTCGCAGAAGAAGGACTAG